Sequence from the Seonamhaeicola sp. ML3 genome:
TTCAAAAGCCCGACAAAGTAATCATGATTGATTCAACAGATTTTGAAGGGAAATTCGAATTTCGTCCTTTAGAACCTGGTTACGGATTAACAGTTGGTAACGCCTTAAGAAGAGTTTTGTTATCTTCTCTAGAAGGTTTCGCTATCACTTCAGTCAGAATTGAAGGTGTTGATCATGAATTCTCTGCGATTGCGGGTGTTGTTGAAGATGTTACAGAAATCATTCTTAATTTAAAACAAGTACGTTTTAAAAGACAGATAGATGATATAGATAACGAGTCAGTTTCTATTTCAATATCTGGTCAAGACAGAATTACAGCGGGAGATTTCCAAAAGTTTATTTCTGGATTTCAAGTATTAAACACAGAATTGGTAATCTGCAACTTAGATCCTAAAGTGAATCTAAATTTAGAAATCACTATAGAAAAAGGTAGAGGTTACGTGCCAGCAGAAGAGAACAAGAAGTCTGCTGCACCAGTTGGTACTATCTTTACAGATTCTGTTTACACGCCAATAAAAAATGTTAAGTATAGCATAGAGAACTATCGTGTTGAGCAAAAAACCGATTATGAAAAATTAGTTTTTGAAATCATTACAGATGGCTCAATTACACCTCAAGATGCTTTAACAGAAGCTGCTAAAACACTAATTCACCACTTCATGTTATTCTCAGACGAGCGTATTACACTTGAAGCTGATGAAATTGCACAAACTGAAACATACGATGAAGAATCGTTACACATGCGTCAGTTACTTAAGACTAAGTTAATCGATATGGACTTGTCGGTTCGTGCACTTAACTGTTTAAAAGCTGCAGAAGTAGATACTTTAGGAGACTTAGTATCTTTCAATAAAAATGACTTAATGAAATTTAGAAACTTCGGTAAGAAGTCTTTAACAGAGCTTGAAGAGCTTGTTAACGTTAAAGGTTTAAACTTCGGAATGGATTTAAGCAAATATAAATTAGATAAAGACTAAGTTTTAGTCGTAATTATTAATCATATTTTGCTCCCACAATAAATATGTGGTTTGGTAGCAAGATGATAAAACAAATGTCATGAGACACGGAAAAAAATTCAACCACTTAGGTAGAAAAACTGCTCACAGAAAAGCAATGTTAGCTAATATGGCTTGTTCTTTAATTGAGCACAAACGTATTAACACAACAGTTGCTAAAGCAAAAGCTTTGAAACAATTTGTTGAGCCTTTAG
This genomic interval carries:
- a CDS encoding DNA-directed RNA polymerase subunit alpha, encoding MAVFNFQKPDKVIMIDSTDFEGKFEFRPLEPGYGLTVGNALRRVLLSSLEGFAITSVRIEGVDHEFSAIAGVVEDVTEIILNLKQVRFKRQIDDIDNESVSISISGQDRITAGDFQKFISGFQVLNTELVICNLDPKVNLNLEITIEKGRGYVPAEENKKSAAPVGTIFTDSVYTPIKNVKYSIENYRVEQKTDYEKLVFEIITDGSITPQDALTEAAKTLIHHFMLFSDERITLEADEIAQTETYDEESLHMRQLLKTKLIDMDLSVRALNCLKAAEVDTLGDLVSFNKNDLMKFRNFGKKSLTELEELVNVKGLNFGMDLSKYKLDKD